In Salvelinus namaycush isolate Seneca chromosome 15, SaNama_1.0, whole genome shotgun sequence, a genomic segment contains:
- the LOC120059996 gene encoding calcium permeable stress-gated cation channel 1-like encodes MGLGGFCSWLTTIYHMKDDEIRSKCGIDATTYLSFQRHIILLMTVVCLLSLAIILPVNFSGNLLGDNPENFGRTTVANLPAKDSFLWLHSIFALLYFIITVLCMAHHSSRLEYREDEKVARTLMITCIPREISDPGLITKHFHEAYPSCTVTDVRFCFNVHKLMMLDSERRKAMKGRLYFATMSQKEGKIMIKTHPCATIFCCDVCGFEQVDAEQYYSEFEEKLTDEFNAEKHRISLKRLGIAFVTFRDERMTAVIVKDYSRLRCRRRPKQSSITTVVQSHRWGVGYAPAPSDIIWENLSVCGSRWWLRFVLLNILLFLLLFFLTTPAIIVNTMDKLNVTRPVDSLRSPIITQFFPTLLLWAFSVLLPFIVYYSAFFESHWTRSSENQITMHKCFVLLVFMVIILPSLGLSSLDLFFRWLFDVNFLEDKNIKFECVFLPDNGAFFVNYVITSSLIGTAMELLRIPALMVYALRLCLAKPGAERIHVKRSQAYEFQFGLQYAWTMCIYAVSITYSITCPIIMPFGLLYLILKHMVDRYNIYYAYVPTKLNQRIHTAAISQVIVAPILCMFWLLFFSVLRLGPVHPITLFTFVSLLSCLAFSLLGLCLRKQPDKSSSYQMSDQVSADQPAEGAFANAERSSTPSTTPSNLFVASVLLEPELGLTPMPSPAHQSYGTMASSQDREEEEEE; translated from the exons ATGGGTCTAGGG GGCTTCTGCTCTTGGCTTACAACAATCTATCATATGAA GGATGATGAGATCAGGAGTAAATGTGGCATCGACGCTACGACCTACCTGTCCTTCCAGCGCCACATCATCCTGCTCATGACCGTGGTCTGCCTGCTGTCTTTGGCCATCATCCTGCCTGTCAACTTTTCCGGGAACCTCCTAG GGGATAATCCTGAAAATTTTGGAAGAACGACTGTGGCTAATCTTCCTGCAAA GGACAGCTTCCTGTGGCTCCACAGTATCTTTGCTCTGCTCTACTTCATCATCACAGTGCTGTGTATGGCCCACCACTCCTCACGCCTGGAGTACAGAGAGGACGAGAAG GTGGCCAGGACTCTCATGATCACCTGCATCCCCAGAGAGATCTCAGACCCAGGCCTCATCACAAAACACTTCCA TGAGGCTTACCCCAGCTGTACTGTCACTGACGTCCGCTTCTGCTTCAATGTACACAAACTGATGATGCTGGACTCTGAGCG ACGGAAGGCGATGAAAGGAAGGCTGTATTTCGCCACTATGTCCCAGAAGGAGGGGAAGATCATGATTAAGACCCACCCCTGTGCTACCATATTCTGCTGTGACGTGTGCGGCTTTGAGCAG GTGGATGCAGAGCAGTACTACAGTGAGTTCGAGGAGAAACTGACGGATGAGTTTAATGCAGAGAAGCATCGCATCTCGCTCAAGAGGCTGGGCATCGCCTTCGTGACTTTTCGGGATGAGAGGATGACTGCTGT TATTGTCAAGGACTACAGCCGGCTCCGTTGCCGTCGGAGACCCAAGCAGTCTAGCATCACCACGGTAGTTCAGTCTCACAGGTGGGGTGTAGGCTATGCCCCAGCTCCAAGCGACATCATCTG GGAGAACCTGTCGGTGTGTGGCTCCCGCTGGTGGCTGCGCTTTGTCCTGCtcaacatcctcctcttcctcctcctcttcttcctcaccACGCCCGCCATCATCGTCAACACCATGGACAAACTCAATGTCACCCGGCCTGTTGACAGCCTGAGG AGCCCGATCATCACTCAGTTCTTCCCTACCCTCCTGCTCTGGGCGTTCTCTGTCCTGTTACCCTTCATAGTCTACTACTCGGCCTTCTTCGAGTCTCACTGGACCAG ATCCAGTGAGAACCAGATCACAATGCACAAGTGCTTTGTACTGTTGGTGTTCATGGTGATCATCCTGCCCTCGCTGGGTCTCTCCAG TCTGGACCTGTTCTTCAGGTGGCTGTTTGATGTCAATTTCCTGGAAGACAAGAATATAAAATTTGA gtgtgtgttcCTGCCTGATAACGGAGCGTTCTTTGTGAACTACGTGATTACGTCCAGCCTGATCGGCACGGCCATGGAGCTGCTGCGTATCCCAGCTCTGATGGTGTATGCTCTGCGTCTCTGCTTGGCCAAGCCCGGGGCCGAGCGCATCCACGTCAAACGG AGCCAGGCCTATGAGTTCCAGTTTGGTCTGCAGTATGCCTGGACCATGTGCATCTATGCTGTTAGCATAACCTACAGTATCACCTGTCCCATCATCATGCCCtttg ggctgCTCTACCTGATCCTGAAACACATGGTGGACCGCTACAACATCTATTATGCCTACGTGCCCACCAAGCTCAACCAGCGCATCCACACTGCAGCCATCAGCCAGGTCATCGTGGCGCCCATCCTCTGCATGTTCTGGCTTCTGTTCTTCTCCGTGCTCAGACTGG GCCCAGTGCATCCCATCACCCTCTTCACCTTTGTGTCCCTGCTCTCCTGCCTTGCCTTCTCCCTCCTTGGCCTATGCCTTAGGAAACAGCCTGACAAGTCATCAAGCTACCAG ATGTCAGACCAGGTGTCTGCTGACCAGCCAGCAGAAGGGGCCTTCGCTAATGCAGAGAGAAGctccaccccctccaccaccCCATCTAAT CTGTTTGTGGCATCTGTGTTGCTGGAGCCGGAGCTAGGCCTGACCCCGATGCCCTCCCCAGCTCACCAGAGCTACGGGACCATGGCCAGCTCCCAGGaccgagaggaggaggaggaggag